The region ACATCGGTAATTGCGCAAACATCCAACTTACTGTTTCTTGGTATGTCATAATTCTGCTATTAGATTCCTGCCTTCGCAGGAATGACAGGAGGAGTAAAAATAAAACAAAAAGTATGTTATTTTACCAAAGAAAACTTATAAATAATGGTTCCTACTTGATTTACAGGCGCCTTATTATCTGCATTCCAAATTGTTTTTAATGCCGCTTCTCTTGCAGGTTTTAACAAACATGGCGATGTATTTGTAGAGCCTTTTATCCCAGGAACAGCACTAATTACTTTTCCGTTTTTATCTACTGTAATCCTAACTACTACAATTCCCTCTTCTTCACAATTAGGTTGTTCTATGGGTTTTGATAAAGCCTTTCTTCCTGCTAAATTGTAATTTCCGCCAGAACCACTGCCCGTATTTCCATAGTATTTATTAGAATCAGGATCTCCCTTTTCATTTCCTTTTACACCTTCTTTTTGATTGTCTCCCTCTCCCTTTGGCGCTCCATCCGAAGCGTTGCCATTTAATAAATTATTTAAGGCTTCTTGGGTTTCTTTTGAGGGTTTTGGTTTTGGTTTTTCTTTGGGAATTTCTTTTTGAACAACTTCCTTTACGGGTTCTTTTTTTGTTTCCTTTGTTTCAACAACAGGAACCTCTTTGGCAGTATCATCGGTAATGATTTCTTCTTTGATGATTTCCTTCGGAATTTCCTGAACCTCTTCCTCGATAATTTGTTGTTTCTCAACTAATGGAGCTGCAACTTTTTTTGTTTTTTCTACGGGCTCCCCACTACCGATATCTGAATCCCCATAATTAATAGCCAAACCATATTCTTCTGGCGGATCTAAATAGGTCATTCCATAATTAAAGATCACAAGCAATAAAAGCAACAATATAACGGCTGTTATAGCTGCTGATTTTCTTTTATGTTTTGTTTCTAGTATTGACATATTTTATTTTCATCAATTGCAATGCATTGAAAAACCATTTTAAAAAGACTTAATTACCTTTTACAGCTAATATCATTTTTAATTTATTCTTGTTTGCAATGTCGATTACCTTCATTACATTTTTATAGGGCACATCTTTATCTCCTCTAATGATAATCGTTTTCTTTTTATCTGTACCCACACTTTTTAAAATTTCACTTTCTAAACTTGCTGAATTTACAGCTGTTTTATCAATATAAAAAATGGATTTACTGGTAATGGTAACGGCTACAGATTTACTGTTTTCAGTTTTTCCGCCAGCTTTTGGCAGTAAAACATCAATAGCACTTACAGTAACTAAAGTAGATGTAAGCATAAAAAATATCAACAATAAAAAAACAATGTCTGTCATCGAAGACATATTGAATGTTGGATCTACTTTATTTCTTCCTCTTAAATTCATACTTTATGTTCAAAATTTAAAATTCAATATTTAAGGTTTAGGATTCTACTTTAAAACTTTGAATCTAAAACTTTAAACCTTGAACTCTTTTAGGCTGGTTCATTTAACAAATCTAAAAACTCAACCGATTTGGCTTCCATTTGATACACTACTTTATCGGTTCTTACCACCAAATGATTATAGGTAATATACGCAATAATCCCTACAATTAGCCCAGCTACCGTAGTTGTCATCGCTGTATACAATCCGTCTGAAAGCAACTTAATATCTATTTGACCACCAGCGTTCGCTATTTCATGGATTGCAACAATCATACCGATTACCGTTCCTAAGAAACCAATCATGGGTGCGACGCCTGCAATCGTTGCCAAAACAGATACATTTTTTTCTAATTGATATACCTCTAGCTTACCCGCAGTTTCTATGGCTTTCGTAATATCATCTAAAGGTTTTCCTATTCTAGAAATTCCTTTACCAATTAAGCGCGCAGTGGGTGTATTTTTACTTTTACATAAAGAGTCTGCCGATTCTAACTTGCCATTAGAAACATAATCTTTAATTTGATTCATAAAATTTACATCAATTTTTGATGCTGCTTTGATCGCAAAAAAACGTTCAAAATAAATATACAAACCAACCGCCAATAGCACAAAAAGAATCGCTATAATGATCTGTCCACCTAAACCGCCATCCATAATCAATTTATAAATGGACAATGTTTTTTCTTCTTGAAGAGCTTCTTCTAACAAATCTTGATTTTCTTGAAAAAATGAGGTCATGCAGCTATTTTTTTAAATTCTATTTTATTAACGACTATTCTTCTCTTAAATTGTTTCATTATTAAAAGAATATTGTTTTTAATTTTAAAAAAAAATGCCATTTCAAAGCGTTGTGAAATGACATTTTCTATTTTATTATCAACCTTTTAAAATAAAGTTCTTGTCACCATAAACGTTGCAGAACCTACTACAAAACCAATTAAAGCTAACCAAGATATTTTCTTTAAATACCAAAAGAAATCAATTTTCTCCATACCCATTGCCACCACTCCTGCAGCAGAACCAATAATTAGCATAGAACCTCCTGTACCTGCAGAGAAAGCAATAAAGTGCCATAATTCATTATCTAAAGGTTCAGAAAACATTCCTAAACTAGCTGCCACTAAAGGTACATTATCTATAATTGCAGAGCCTACTCCTAATAACATTACGACTAAATCAGAAACTCCCGTAACACCTGCTACATGCATTTCTGTACCCATCATTGGTATACTATCTTGTAAAGTTGATGCAAAATTAAAAAGAATTCCTAAGGACTCTAGTGCTGCCACTGCCATTAAAATTCCCAAGAAAAACAAAATACTTGGCATCTCTATTTTAGATAGTGATGCATGCACAGGGCTGTGTTGCGCTCCTGCAGCATGGCCTTCTGCATCCTCTGCGTCTATACTTGAGATAGAGAATTTAGAATTCGTATAAATTTCTGCAAAGGTAGCAACCACTGCTAAAGATAACATCATCCCTACATAAGGTGGTAAATGAGTTACCGTTTTGAACACAGGAACAAATAAAATTGCGCCCAAACCTAAATACAACATTCTTGCACTATGCGGACTTTTTGCTTTTTCTTTTTCCTCATCATCAAAATCAATTTCACCTTTAAAGGCAGGTAAAAAAGAAGCTATAAAAGTAGGAACTACCATACAAAGTAAAGAAGGCAGCAACAAATACTCAATTAATTTTAAGGTGGTTACTTTTTTACCAATCCAGAGCATTGTTGTTGTTACATCTCCAA is a window of Polaribacter litorisediminis DNA encoding:
- a CDS encoding energy transducer TonB family protein, whose protein sequence is MSILETKHKRKSAAITAVILLLLLLVIFNYGMTYLDPPEEYGLAINYGDSDIGSGEPVEKTKKVAAPLVEKQQIIEEEVQEIPKEIIKEEIITDDTAKEVPVVETKETKKEPVKEVVQKEIPKEKPKPKPSKETQEALNNLLNGNASDGAPKGEGDNQKEGVKGNEKGDPDSNKYYGNTGSGSGGNYNLAGRKALSKPIEQPNCEEEGIVVVRITVDKNGKVISAVPGIKGSTNTSPCLLKPAREAALKTIWNADNKAPVNQVGTIIYKFSLVK
- a CDS encoding ExbD/TolR family protein, translating into MNLRGRNKVDPTFNMSSMTDIVFLLLIFFMLTSTLVTVSAIDVLLPKAGGKTENSKSVAVTITSKSIFYIDKTAVNSASLESEILKSVGTDKKKTIIIRGDKDVPYKNVMKVIDIANKNKLKMILAVKGN
- a CDS encoding MotA/TolQ/ExbB proton channel family protein, with amino-acid sequence MTSFFQENQDLLEEALQEEKTLSIYKLIMDGGLGGQIIIAILFVLLAVGLYIYFERFFAIKAASKIDVNFMNQIKDYVSNGKLESADSLCKSKNTPTARLIGKGISRIGKPLDDITKAIETAGKLEVYQLEKNVSVLATIAGVAPMIGFLGTVIGMIVAIHEIANAGGQIDIKLLSDGLYTAMTTTVAGLIVGIIAYITYNHLVVRTDKVVYQMEAKSVEFLDLLNEPA
- the nhaD gene encoding sodium:proton antiporter NhaD, translated to MESVIIIVFVMGYLAITLEHNLKLDKLIPALIMMAVCWALVALGVDNFTNWFDSANHSLVDGFASMVHADKLHLVEETLLHHLGKTAEILVFLLGAMTIVEIIDYFDGFSTIKGYVNFKGKKKLLWMFSVLAFILSAIIDNLTATIVLISILQKIVKNRDERIWFAGLIIIAANAGGAWSPIGDVTTTMLWIGKKVTTLKLIEYLLLPSLLCMVVPTFIASFLPAFKGEIDFDDEEKEKAKSPHSARMLYLGLGAILFVPVFKTVTHLPPYVGMMLSLAVVATFAEIYTNSKFSISSIDAEDAEGHAAGAQHSPVHASLSKIEMPSILFFLGILMAVAALESLGILFNFASTLQDSIPMMGTEMHVAGVTGVSDLVVMLLGVGSAIIDNVPLVAASLGMFSEPLDNELWHFIAFSAGTGGSMLIIGSAAGVVAMGMEKIDFFWYLKKISWLALIGFVVGSATFMVTRTLF